GGGACTTCAGCATTCACCCCGAGGCGAACCTCCGGCTCAGCGACCGCTTCGGCCTGCGGGCGACGCTCTACGCGGCGCGCTACCGCACCGAGTCGGAGTCCGTCCGCCAGAGCGACGGCAGCCTCTACTTCCGCGGCGACTTCGACCAGCGTCTCGCCCGTGCCGAGACGCAGTTCAACGCGGCCTGGAACGGGCAGCACCTCACCGTGGTCGGCGGTGGCCTGACCGACGAGCGGCTCGTGAGCGACCGCTACAACTTCAACGGCGACCAGCCGGTCGCACAGCACGCCTACGCCTTTGCGCAGCACGAGTGGATGCCCCTCCGCCTCTTCGAGGCCAGCGCGAGCGCCCGCCTCGATGCGCACACCGACTACGCTGCGCAGCTTTCGCCCAAGCTCGCTGTGCTCGTGCGTCCGGCCGAGGCCGTCCGACTCCGCGCCAGCGTCGGGAGCGGCTTCAAAGCCCCGGACTTCCGGCAGCTCTACCTCAACTTTACCAACCCCGTCGCAGGCTACTCCGTCTTCGGCTCGACGCTCCTCGAAGAGCGGGTGGCTGAGCTCGAAGCCGACGGCCAGATCACCGAGGTCTTCATCGACCCGAGCACGCTCGAAGCGATCAGGAGCGAGAGTTCTGTTGCCTACAATGTCGGCGCGACGGTCGAGCCCGCGCGGTGGCTCTCGGCGTCGGTCAACGCCTACAACAACGACATCACCAACCTGATCGAGACCCAGGTGGTGGCACGCAAGGCGAACGGCCAGTCGGTCTTCGGCTACTACAACGTCGCCGGGGCGTACACGCGCGGCCTCGAAGCGGAGATGACGGTCCGCCCGCTCGCCGCGCTCGGTGCCAGCGCCCGCAGCTCGCTTGACCTGGCCTTCGGCTACCAGTACCTCCAGGCCCGAGACCGCGACGTCCTCGAGGCCATCGAGGCCGGCACCACGTTCGGGCGCGACCTCGACGGGCAGGAGTACCGCCTCACGGCCGGCGACTACGGCGGCCTCTTCGGGCGCTCGCCGCACTCGGTGACGCTCCAGACGACCTACGCCCACGCCGACCTTGGCCTCGCGGCGAGCCTCCGGGGCCGCTGGCGCAGCCGCTACGGCTACCGTGACCAGGACGGCAACGGTATCGTCAACCGCGACGACGAGTATGTCCCCGGCTACGCCATCGTCGACGCGACGGTGACGAAGTCCTTCCCGGTGCCCGGCGGCACCGAGGCCGAGGTCCAGCTCGGCGCGGACAACCTCTTTGGCCTAACGCGGACCCTCCGCGAGGGCA
This DNA window, taken from Bacteroidota bacterium, encodes the following:
- a CDS encoding TonB-dependent receptor; the encoded protein is MRVVAAFLLFVLLGPAADAQPLAETDTTIEMSSVVVTATRTPKALEDVAVPTTVIPAETIQRQGAVRLSDALAAVPGLHLFDDHGTGLQVQGFAPDYTLILIDGQPVIGRTAGTLSLNRITVQGVERIELVRGPSSSLYGSEALAGVVNIITATPGKGVGGSMQVRGGSFGTSDLTANLEAGFDRGGVRLLFNRYASGGYDLTPNSFGQTVPSFDDWTADLRARARLSDRLNLSLGVRAAVQGQDGGFALLDGEGNEVRYDDNGWRGDFSIHPEANLRLSDRFGLRATLYAARYRTESESVRQSDGSLYFRGDFDQRLARAETQFNAAWNGQHLTVVGGGLTDERLVSDRYNFNGDQPVAQHAYAFAQHEWMPLRLFEASASARLDAHTDYAAQLSPKLAVLVRPAEAVRLRASVGSGFKAPDFRQLYLNFTNPVAGYSVFGSTLLEERVAELEADGQITEVFIDPSTLEAIRSESSVAYNVGATVEPARWLSASVNAYNNDITNLIETQVVARKANGQSVFGYYNVAGAYTRGLEAEMTVRPLAALGASARSSLDLAFGYQYLQARDRDVLEAIEAGTTFGRDLDGQEYRLTAGDYGGLFGRSPHSVTLQTTYAHADLGLAASLRGRWRSRYGYRDQDGNGIVNRDDEYVPGYAIVDATVTKSFPVPGGTEAEVQLGADNLFGLTRTLREGNDTSVLVPSLPGRRLYASVRFSF